A single genomic interval of Helianthus annuus cultivar XRQ/B chromosome 6, HanXRQr2.0-SUNRISE, whole genome shotgun sequence harbors:
- the LOC110865259 gene encoding transcription factor MYB59: protein MGQDHGTTRKGPWTEHEDFQLVFHVHMFGDRRWDFIASVSGLKRTGKSCRLRWVNYLNPGLKRGKLAPHEERLVLELHSKFGNRWSKIARKLPGRTDNEIKNYWRTHMRKKAQEKKRITSRSQSSPSLSHCSSSSSACTSQPTFGSMPVTETKERSFYDTGGVDMLTVMERKNNNKISNKSEGQEGYYSMDEIWKDIDISDDNSIKPFLDPYSERAPLTWDICMSTSWMTDGQEEFTNNTFHLPTQQLSSGLVD, encoded by the exons ATGGGGCAAGACCATGGAACAACACGAAAAGGTCCATGGACGGAACACGAAGATTTCCAATTGGTATTTCATGTTCACATGTTCGGAGACCGCCGTTGGGACTTCATTGCCAGTGTTTCAG GTTTGAAAAGAACCGGAAAAAGTTGCAGGTTGAGATGGGTTAATTATCTGAATCCAGGTCTCAAAAGAGGGAAGCTGGCTCCTCATGAAGAACGGCTTGTTCTTGAACTTCATTCAAAATTTGGCAACAG GTGGTCTAAGATTGCACGAAAATTACCAGGACGAACAGATAATGAGATCAAGAACTACTGGCGAACTCATATGAGGAAAAAAGCTCAAGAAAAGAAAAGGATAACATCACGATCGCAATCATCCCCGTCTCTCTCGCACTGCTCTTCCTCTTCATCAGCATGCACCAGCCAGCCTACCTTCGGTTCGATGCCAGTGACCGAGACGAAAGAAAGAAGCTTCTACGACACCGGGGGAGTTGATATGTTAACCGTCATGGAACGcaaaaacaataacaaaattaGCAATAAAAGTGAGGGACAAGAAGGGTATTACTCCATGGATGAAATATGGAAAGATATAGATATATCAGATGATAATAGTATAAAGCCATTTTTGGACCCTTACAGTGAAAGGGCACCACTGACATGGGACATCTGTATGAGCACTTCATGGATGACGGATGGTCAAGAAGAGTTCACTAACAACACGTTTCATCTACCAACCCAACAATTAAGTTCAGGATTAGTTGACTAA